In Vibrio hippocampi, the following are encoded in one genomic region:
- a CDS encoding urease subunit beta → MAAASQHYSGMVPGQVETASGEIEINTDRQCITIKVENLGDRPVQIGSHYHFYEVNNALSFDRDKALGFRLNIPAGTATRFEPGQSRTVELVAFAGKREVYGFQGKVMGRI, encoded by the coding sequence ATGGCAGCAGCAAGTCAGCACTATTCAGGGATGGTACCCGGGCAAGTGGAAACCGCCTCAGGAGAGATCGAAATCAACACCGATCGTCAATGCATCACGATCAAGGTCGAGAACCTTGGCGATAGACCAGTACAAATCGGCTCCCATTACCATTTTTATGAAGTGAACAATGCCTTAAGTTTTGACCGTGATAAGGCACTTGGCTTTCGCTTGAATATTCCAGCAGGGACCGCGACGCGTTTTGAACCGGGGCAATCGAGAACGGTAGAGTTGGTGGCTTTTGCCGGCAAACGTGAAGTCTATGGTTTCCAAGGTAAGGTGATGGGCCGTATTTAG
- a CDS encoding ATP-binding protein, protein MSLKLQVIKNTVLIKRFIPFAQVVFNVSLLAVVLLVSSDDVYAEQEQIAEDSLLFGIVAEVNSDKPLSESVSPFFKINLDYLDNIFLALGLHYQLKAYPSIDVLLDAVEQGEVDGTIGLSQTEKRQKRFLFSNPVFRAQAYSWYRDASLADIPADELRWACVKGSTDCEQLTKQGIDNIYLVQNVQQAFEAVYASNADVLSGSYVGISEFLERNNEMNGLVVKPKWSRFDDARLLVNKQHQWLVDKVNEVLLWEQQGLNVRSIASKNRYHISSNTLLAFQKRYGADVPITYSINDSRYPFLYESDGDLEGFLPDLFQFLRSRTGLNFQYVAPEEHLSGGFNPFTADLVIVAYTNPKPHLDWGVTIPFMSSKFISMELAKQSATGASTAKIGVLVSGVKNQGATVLMSNDLNQYQRYQDIQTLIADVKSGEVAAAYLPKKVALSFIAQDTFSDMDFGQQPPLLINLAFAVNPQKSELLKLMNSILSFVNKDDVDRLYRPYRHFSLVYGVDSQRLTQWILSAVAVFVVLLALTYLVVKHLQLKIRLAEANADNEERGKQWLENIINEVQSLIFISDEKDSIILSNCYQYRSGKCRHCSLLQQASRYPQKQIAVKNLFDPTDSDPKDSDLKNKAQACGLGLEHVWYEHKKISSPVSGQEFSLAVLHDISQLKQKELALEKANIEARSGIKARERFLATMSHELRTPISAVHGILDLVRSPSYLVDQEDLLEKAAASIQHLNRLVDEILDFSKLQEGHLDIDNRCVEIKPVLQQTISSFEAQAKAKGLSFLIQIDDSADGCFYLDSQRLVQIVSNLISNAMKFTSEGFVRTHIYVQAERLILEIEDSGIGMKPSQIEAVRSPFVQADDSVTRRFGGTGLGLSIVDKLLEKMGGQLVISSEFSIGTTMTVSLPATLPNDLAEDVTTEQQTEWFVGHDSPLGVQADVNLSINQEFEPLDVVALVAEDSPINQDILCIQLAQFGIKAVAVNNGSEAWKHLSQHPDTQLLVTDYHMPVLDGSQLVERIASDDRFTQLLVIGITAEDPRHDNTFCQNERLNEVIYKPYTLVQLYQVIKKHLPLPSPQNHSQQSQGLSQPLHNQSHQWLAQYSAEEQQQICEVFNATMGEDIKQLQSQSNTAERRKVIHRIKGAAGALAIQSIVAACLAAEQASQQEFDSRCNELIQCIALEIDHLESRVGCHV, encoded by the coding sequence ATGTCATTAAAATTACAAGTCATTAAAAATACAGTGTTAATCAAACGATTTATCCCCTTTGCTCAGGTTGTATTCAATGTCAGCCTGCTTGCCGTCGTTTTATTGGTTTCTAGCGACGATGTTTATGCTGAGCAAGAGCAGATAGCAGAAGATTCACTGCTATTCGGAATTGTCGCTGAGGTGAATTCAGATAAACCATTATCAGAGAGCGTTAGCCCTTTCTTTAAAATCAATCTCGACTATTTAGACAATATATTTTTAGCGTTAGGTTTGCATTACCAACTGAAAGCCTACCCTTCGATTGATGTGCTGCTTGACGCCGTAGAGCAGGGTGAAGTTGATGGCACCATAGGTTTGAGCCAAACCGAAAAGCGTCAAAAGCGATTTCTATTTTCCAATCCCGTTTTTCGCGCTCAAGCTTATAGCTGGTATCGTGATGCCAGTCTTGCTGACATTCCCGCAGATGAGCTTCGTTGGGCTTGTGTAAAGGGGTCAACCGACTGTGAACAGCTCACCAAACAAGGAATTGACAATATTTATCTGGTTCAAAATGTGCAGCAAGCATTTGAAGCCGTCTACGCGTCGAATGCGGATGTTCTCAGCGGTAGTTACGTTGGTATTAGTGAGTTTTTAGAGCGCAACAATGAAATGAACGGCTTGGTTGTGAAACCTAAATGGAGTCGCTTCGATGATGCGCGTTTGCTGGTTAACAAGCAGCATCAATGGTTGGTAGACAAAGTGAATGAAGTCTTGCTTTGGGAGCAGCAAGGACTAAATGTTCGCAGCATTGCTTCCAAAAATCGCTATCACATCAGCAGCAATACCTTACTGGCGTTTCAAAAACGCTATGGCGCGGATGTTCCGATTACCTACAGCATTAACGACAGTCGCTATCCGTTTCTGTATGAAAGCGATGGCGACCTTGAGGGGTTTTTACCCGATTTATTTCAGTTTTTACGCTCACGCACTGGGTTAAATTTTCAATATGTTGCGCCCGAAGAGCATCTGAGTGGTGGCTTCAACCCATTCACTGCCGATCTTGTCATTGTTGCTTACACCAACCCGAAACCTCATTTAGATTGGGGAGTGACCATCCCATTTATGAGCTCTAAATTTATCTCAATGGAGTTGGCGAAGCAAAGCGCTACTGGAGCGAGCACAGCGAAAATCGGAGTGTTGGTGAGTGGGGTTAAAAACCAAGGCGCGACAGTATTGATGTCTAACGACCTAAATCAATACCAGCGCTATCAGGATATTCAAACCCTGATAGCCGATGTGAAATCAGGCGAGGTAGCGGCGGCGTACTTACCCAAAAAGGTGGCGCTGTCTTTTATCGCCCAAGATACGTTTTCAGATATGGACTTTGGTCAACAGCCGCCACTGCTAATCAATCTCGCCTTTGCGGTCAATCCACAAAAAAGCGAACTGCTTAAATTAATGAATAGCATCTTGAGCTTCGTTAATAAAGACGACGTTGATCGGTTATACCGTCCTTATCGTCACTTTAGCTTGGTGTATGGCGTCGATAGCCAGCGTCTCACTCAGTGGATACTGTCAGCTGTTGCGGTTTTTGTGGTGTTACTCGCGTTGACCTATTTGGTCGTGAAGCACTTGCAATTAAAGATCCGGCTTGCCGAGGCGAATGCCGACAATGAGGAGCGAGGCAAGCAATGGCTTGAAAATATTATCAATGAAGTACAAAGCCTAATTTTTATCAGTGATGAGAAAGATTCAATTATTCTCAGTAATTGTTATCAGTACCGCAGCGGTAAATGTCGCCATTGCAGCTTGCTACAACAAGCCTCCCGCTATCCACAAAAGCAAATAGCGGTTAAGAACTTATTTGACCCCACAGACTCAGATCCCAAAGATTCTGATCTTAAAAACAAGGCGCAGGCTTGCGGTTTGGGATTAGAGCATGTGTGGTACGAGCATAAGAAAATATCTTCTCCCGTTAGCGGTCAAGAATTTTCCTTGGCGGTACTCCATGATATTTCTCAGTTAAAACAGAAAGAACTGGCACTGGAAAAAGCCAACATTGAGGCAAGAAGCGGGATTAAAGCAAGAGAACGTTTCTTGGCAACAATGAGTCATGAGCTCAGAACGCCAATTTCGGCGGTTCACGGGATTCTAGATCTTGTTCGCAGTCCGAGTTATCTCGTAGACCAAGAAGATTTACTGGAGAAAGCCGCCGCTTCAATACAGCACCTTAATCGACTGGTTGATGAGATATTAGACTTCTCTAAATTACAAGAGGGTCATTTGGATATTGACAACCGATGTGTCGAGATAAAGCCAGTGTTACAACAGACGATTTCAAGCTTTGAAGCACAAGCGAAAGCGAAAGGGCTGAGCTTTCTGATCCAAATTGATGATTCGGCAGATGGCTGCTTTTACCTTGACTCGCAACGCTTGGTTCAGATTGTTTCGAACCTAATATCAAACGCGATGAAATTTACCTCCGAAGGTTTTGTTCGAACCCATATCTATGTTCAGGCGGAGAGATTAATTCTTGAGATTGAAGATAGCGGTATCGGCATGAAACCGTCACAAATTGAAGCGGTGCGCTCTCCCTTTGTACAGGCTGACGACAGTGTGACAAGGCGATTTGGTGGCACAGGTTTAGGGCTAAGCATCGTCGATAAGCTGCTTGAAAAAATGGGCGGACAACTGGTTATCAGTAGTGAGTTTTCTATTGGCACTACCATGACGGTTTCTCTACCCGCTACTTTACCCAACGATTTAGCTGAAGACGTCACGACGGAACAACAGACAGAATGGTTTGTGGGTCATGACTCGCCCTTGGGAGTTCAAGCGGATGTTAACTTATCAATCAATCAGGAATTTGAGCCATTAGATGTCGTGGCGTTGGTGGCTGAGGACAGTCCGATCAACCAAGACATTTTGTGTATTCAATTAGCTCAATTTGGAATTAAAGCGGTTGCTGTGAACAACGGCAGTGAGGCGTGGAAACATCTCAGTCAACATCCCGACACGCAACTACTGGTGACAGATTACCACATGCCTGTTTTGGACGGATCACAGTTGGTTGAGCGCATTGCCAGTGATGATCGCTTCACACAACTGCTAGTGATTGGGATTACCGCTGAAGATCCTCGACATGACAATACATTTTGCCAGAACGAACGTTTGAATGAGGTTATTTATAAACCTTACACTTTGGTTCAGCTGTATCAGGTAATTAAAAAACATTTACCCCTTCCGTCGCCGCAGAATCACTCACAGCAGTCGCAGGGTCTGTCACAGCCATTGCACAATCAGTCGCACCAATGGCTAGCGCAATATAGTGCAGAGGAGCAACAACAAATTTGTGAAGTGTTTAACGCCACAATGGGCGAGGATATTAAACAACTTCAAAGTCAGAGTAATACGGCAGAGCGACGTAAAGTCATCCACCGAATTAAAGGAGCCGCAGGGGCACTCGCGATTCAATCTATCGTGGCGGCATGTTTGGCTGCCGAGCAAGCCTCTCAACAAGAGTTCGACTCAAGGTGCAATGAACTGATTCAATGCATTGCGCTAGAAATAGACCACCTTGAATCAAGAGTAGGCTGTCATGTGTAA
- the ureC gene encoding urease subunit alpha yields MARISRQAYAEMFGPTVGDRVRLADTELWLEVEKDFTVYGDEVKFGGGKVIRDGMGQSQRPSSETPDLVITNAVVLDYWGIVKADVAVKDGRIMAIGKAGNPDIQPGVTIVIGPGTEVLAGEGSILTAGGIDSHIHFICPQQIEEALASGVTTMIGGGTGPNTGTNATTCTPGPWNMHRMLESLDQFPMNFGLLGKGNASQPDALTEQVAAGAVGLKLHEDWGTTPASIDTCLTVADEMDVQVAIHTDTLNESGFVESTLGAIGDRVIHTYHTEGAGGGHAPDIIKAAGESNVLPSSTNPTRPYTVNTVDEHLDMLMVCHHLSPSIAEDVAFAESRIRRETIAAEDILHDLGAFSMIASDSQAMGRVGEVITRTWQTAHKMKVQRGSLKEDSSYSDNFRLKRYIAKYTINPAITHGMAHEVGSIEVGKLADLVLWKPAFFGVKPSVILKGGMIAMAPMGDPNASIPTPQPVHYRSMFGSYGKASQNTSMLFVSQAASQAGIADQLGLGSQIGVVSNCRTISKADMKLNDWQPNIEVDSQTYQVRADGELLICEPAEVLPMAQRYFLF; encoded by the coding sequence ATGGCACGTATCTCTAGACAGGCATACGCCGAGATGTTTGGGCCTACAGTCGGCGATAGGGTTCGCCTAGCCGACACAGAATTGTGGCTAGAAGTAGAAAAAGACTTCACCGTGTATGGGGATGAGGTCAAATTTGGTGGCGGTAAGGTAATTCGTGATGGTATGGGTCAGAGCCAACGACCTAGCAGCGAAACCCCCGATTTGGTGATCACCAACGCCGTTGTGCTTGATTACTGGGGAATCGTCAAAGCGGATGTCGCCGTCAAAGACGGTCGCATTATGGCGATTGGTAAGGCGGGCAACCCAGATATTCAACCCGGCGTCACCATAGTGATCGGTCCCGGCACTGAAGTGCTGGCAGGTGAAGGCTCGATATTGACCGCAGGTGGCATTGATTCACATATTCACTTTATCTGTCCACAGCAGATTGAAGAAGCATTGGCTTCAGGTGTCACGACTATGATTGGTGGCGGCACGGGTCCTAACACAGGGACCAACGCCACAACCTGTACTCCGGGACCTTGGAACATGCATCGCATGCTGGAATCTCTGGATCAGTTTCCAATGAACTTTGGTCTATTAGGCAAGGGTAACGCCAGTCAACCAGACGCATTGACCGAGCAAGTCGCTGCTGGTGCAGTGGGACTTAAGTTACATGAAGACTGGGGAACGACGCCAGCGTCTATCGACACCTGCTTGACCGTGGCGGACGAAATGGATGTGCAGGTTGCCATTCATACCGATACCTTGAATGAATCGGGCTTTGTCGAATCGACATTAGGCGCAATCGGTGATCGTGTGATCCACACCTATCACACAGAAGGCGCGGGTGGTGGTCATGCGCCTGACATTATCAAAGCTGCTGGCGAGTCCAATGTTTTGCCCTCCTCAACCAACCCTACTCGTCCTTATACCGTCAATACGGTGGATGAGCATTTAGATATGCTGATGGTGTGTCACCACTTATCTCCTTCCATAGCAGAAGATGTCGCTTTTGCTGAGTCACGTATTCGTCGTGAAACCATCGCTGCTGAGGACATTCTGCATGACCTCGGTGCGTTCTCTATGATCGCCTCGGATTCACAAGCAATGGGGCGTGTAGGTGAAGTGATCACTCGTACTTGGCAAACCGCACATAAGATGAAAGTGCAGAGAGGCAGTCTAAAAGAAGATTCGAGCTACAGTGATAACTTCCGTTTAAAACGCTATATCGCTAAGTACACCATCAACCCGGCGATCACGCATGGTATGGCCCATGAAGTTGGCTCGATTGAAGTGGGTAAGTTGGCGGATCTTGTGCTTTGGAAACCGGCATTTTTTGGCGTTAAGCCAAGTGTCATTTTGAAAGGTGGCATGATCGCTATGGCACCGATGGGCGATCCCAATGCGTCTATCCCAACCCCGCAGCCGGTTCATTACCGCTCTATGTTTGGTAGTTATGGCAAGGCGTCGCAAAACACTTCCATGCTGTTTGTTTCTCAGGCCGCGTCACAAGCCGGTATCGCCGACCAACTGGGTTTAGGAAGCCAGATTGGTGTGGTGTCAAACTGTCGCACCATCAGTAAAGCCGATATGAAGCTCAATGACTGGCAGCCAAATATTGAAGTTGACTCGCAGACCTATCAGGTGCGTGCCGACGGAGAGTTATTAATCTGTGAACCGGCAGAAGTCTTGCCGATGGCACAACGTTACTTCCTATTTTAA
- the ureE gene encoding urease accessory protein UreE, translated as MIELIEIAQQASANPNAYLSLPIDSRIKSRLKVVLDDGRDAGLFLPRGHILRGGEQLMSACGLVVEVKAAAETVSTIYCRDLHLLTRVAYHLGNRHVPLQVEPGWVRYQHDHVLDDMVKGLGAEVTVESQPFEPEGGAYGGKGGGGHHHHH; from the coding sequence ATGATAGAACTGATTGAAATTGCTCAGCAGGCTTCGGCTAATCCCAATGCCTATTTGAGTTTACCTATTGATAGTCGCATTAAAAGTCGTTTGAAAGTGGTGTTAGACGATGGACGCGATGCGGGACTGTTTTTACCTCGTGGTCATATTCTTCGCGGTGGCGAACAGCTAATGAGTGCATGTGGACTGGTGGTGGAAGTGAAAGCGGCCGCAGAAACTGTCAGTACCATTTATTGTCGCGATCTGCACCTGCTCACTCGAGTGGCTTACCATCTGGGAAATCGCCATGTCCCGCTACAGGTTGAACCGGGTTGGGTTCGCTATCAACATGACCACGTACTCGACGATATGGTGAAAGGACTCGGGGCGGAAGTGACGGTGGAGTCACAACCGTTTGAACCCGAAGGTGGTGCCTACGGCGGCAAAGGTGGTGGCGGTCACCATCATCACCATTAA
- the ureG gene encoding urease accessory protein UreG yields the protein MESYKQPLRIGIGGPVGSGKTALLEVLCKAIRDKLNIAVVTNDIYTQEDAKILTRAEALAPDRIIGVETGGCPHTAIREDASMNLAAVEELAKLHKNLDVVFVESGGDNLSATFSPELADLTIYVIDVAEGEKIPRKGGPGITRSDLLVINKIDLAPYVGASLEVMESDTQRMRPTKPYVFTNLKESKGLDTIIDFIVTQGMLDLRQG from the coding sequence ATGGAAAGTTATAAACAGCCGTTACGAATTGGCATTGGTGGTCCTGTTGGCTCAGGAAAAACTGCACTGTTGGAAGTGTTGTGTAAAGCAATTCGCGACAAACTCAACATCGCGGTGGTGACCAATGATATCTATACCCAAGAAGATGCCAAAATCTTGACCCGAGCGGAAGCGTTAGCGCCAGATCGTATCATTGGTGTTGAAACGGGTGGCTGTCCTCATACCGCGATCCGTGAGGATGCGTCGATGAACTTAGCGGCAGTGGAAGAATTGGCAAAACTTCATAAGAATCTAGATGTGGTCTTTGTTGAGAGTGGTGGTGATAACCTGAGTGCTACTTTTAGCCCAGAATTAGCAGACTTGACCATCTATGTGATTGACGTAGCAGAGGGTGAAAAAATCCCTCGTAAAGGTGGTCCGGGGATTACTCGTTCTGATCTTTTGGTGATCAATAAGATTGACCTTGCGCCCTATGTCGGAGCGTCGCTAGAAGTGATGGAGTCGGATACACAACGTATGCGCCCGACCAAGCCTTATGTATTTACCAACCTAAAAGAGAGCAAAGGGCTGGATACCATTATCGACTTTATTGTGACTCAAGGTATGTTGGACTTACGTCAAGGCTAG
- a CDS encoding urease accessory protein UreD, which yields MLAQPQADTDNLSAGLPLGEVIDAHTQFGWKAQLGLTFVDRGDKTVLKHRQQKGPLAIQRPLYPEGHPCHCYLLHPPGGVVGGDTLHIQCEAKSGAKVVVTTPGATKFYRSESTYAKQQQNLKVAAGSRLEWMPQENIFFPDAHVRLDTKIHLESGAQFLGWEMHCFGRPALKEGFDQGHLIGKTEVYLDDELLLLEGVNFDGNDNLMKSIGIINYSMVGTLIISADDEDFYQLVQSLLIKVHKEYEPETLVIAATQLEGLVVVRALSNWSEVMLNSFTQVWQLTRQYWQGEVPTPPRIWAT from the coding sequence ATGCTGGCACAACCTCAGGCTGATACGGATAACCTATCAGCCGGTTTGCCCCTTGGTGAAGTCATCGACGCTCATACCCAGTTTGGTTGGAAAGCCCAACTGGGTTTGACCTTTGTTGATCGGGGCGACAAAACCGTTTTAAAACATCGACAGCAAAAAGGACCGCTCGCGATTCAGCGACCGCTTTATCCCGAAGGGCACCCTTGCCATTGCTACTTATTGCACCCGCCCGGTGGCGTGGTAGGTGGTGATACCTTGCATATTCAGTGCGAGGCGAAAAGTGGCGCTAAAGTGGTGGTTACGACCCCCGGTGCTACTAAATTCTATCGTTCGGAATCCACTTACGCGAAACAGCAGCAAAACCTCAAAGTCGCTGCGGGTTCAAGGTTAGAGTGGATGCCTCAAGAAAACATCTTTTTCCCTGATGCTCATGTCAGGCTCGATACGAAAATTCATCTCGAATCGGGTGCACAATTTTTGGGCTGGGAAATGCACTGCTTTGGGCGACCTGCACTAAAAGAGGGATTCGACCAAGGGCATTTAATAGGAAAAACAGAGGTTTACCTTGACGATGAGTTACTTCTTTTGGAAGGGGTTAACTTTGATGGTAATGATAACCTTATGAAAAGTATAGGAATAATCAATTATTCCATGGTGGGTACTTTGATCATTTCCGCAGACGATGAAGATTTTTATCAATTGGTACAGAGTTTGCTCATTAAGGTGCATAAAGAGTACGAACCCGAAACCTTAGTGATTGCAGCGACTCAGCTAGAAGGATTGGTTGTGGTGCGAGCGTTGTCAAATTGGAGCGAAGTGATGTTAAACAGCTTTACCCAAGTTTGGCAATTGACACGCCAATATTGGCAAGGCGAAGTCCCGACGCCACCGCGTATTTGGGCGACTTGA
- the ureA gene encoding urease subunit gamma: protein MELTPREKDKLLIFCAGLLAQQRKEKGLKLNYPESIAYISSAILEGAREGKTVSELMDFGRTLLTSEDVMEGVASMIPDVQVEATFPDGTKLVTVHEPIV, encoded by the coding sequence ATGGAATTAACACCAAGAGAAAAGGACAAATTGCTGATCTTCTGTGCCGGTCTGCTGGCGCAGCAGCGTAAAGAAAAAGGCTTAAAGCTGAACTATCCAGAGTCTATCGCTTATATCTCTAGTGCAATTTTAGAGGGCGCAAGAGAGGGCAAAACGGTATCAGAATTGATGGATTTCGGTAGGACACTGCTTACCTCTGAGGATGTAATGGAAGGGGTCGCTTCGATGATTCCCGATGTGCAAGTGGAAGCGACATTTCCAGACGGAACCAAGTTGGTTACGGTACATGAGCCTATCGTTTAG
- a CDS encoding HupE/UreJ family protein, translated as MKMVFRNLAIATLSLSPVAAMAHPGHESTAFSSGLLHPITGLDHLIMLVAFGLLLGCLRLSMKAKASLIGGALAMLVVGVMSGHQFGLVSGVELAIVSSLFVVSAALWQAFSASQTMMKAAVSLCIGLVFFHGYAHGVEAQGTVAQFTLGMAISATALMALGVKLGELAASRWLSVGVAAVSSALVLVV; from the coding sequence ATGAAAATGGTATTTCGCAACCTAGCAATCGCAACACTTTCCCTCTCTCCTGTGGCGGCGATGGCGCACCCCGGACATGAATCGACGGCGTTTTCGAGCGGTCTTTTGCATCCGATCACCGGTCTCGATCATTTAATTATGCTGGTCGCGTTTGGTCTATTACTTGGCTGCCTACGACTCTCTATGAAAGCAAAAGCATCACTGATTGGCGGCGCATTAGCGATGTTGGTCGTGGGTGTGATGTCAGGACATCAGTTTGGTCTGGTATCGGGTGTTGAGTTGGCGATTGTTAGTTCATTGTTTGTTGTGAGTGCGGCACTTTGGCAAGCATTTAGTGCTTCTCAAACTATGATGAAGGCGGCGGTTTCACTGTGTATCGGTTTGGTTTTTTTCCACGGCTACGCGCATGGTGTTGAAGCGCAAGGCACGGTTGCCCAATTCACTTTAGGTATGGCTATTTCGGCGACTGCTCTAATGGCGCTAGGCGTTAAGCTAGGTGAACTCGCGGCATCGCGTTGGTTGTCTGTCGGCGTTGCTGCCGTGAGTTCAGCGCTGGTGTTGGTTGTTTAG
- a CDS encoding DUF3024 domain-containing protein: MTLIQMSQCRLERSAQTVCNNRNQNVAVEFGKSLFEMKPNCVVFSKASYLLDSTNPDYILPVAKVEFDDQLKQWRLSIYQENSASLWDAYPPLPTSTDLAQIMKMIEEDPSDDFW; the protein is encoded by the coding sequence ATGACCTTGATTCAAATGTCCCAATGTCGTTTGGAACGCTCAGCACAAACCGTTTGCAACAATCGCAATCAGAATGTCGCGGTTGAGTTTGGTAAGTCTCTATTTGAGATGAAGCCGAACTGCGTGGTGTTTTCTAAAGCGAGTTACTTATTGGACTCAACCAATCCAGACTATATCCTGCCTGTCGCCAAGGTAGAATTTGATGATCAGCTAAAGCAATGGCGATTGTCCATCTATCAAGAAAATAGTGCTTCCTTGTGGGACGCTTACCCCCCACTTCCCACGAGCACAGATCTTGCTCAAATCATGAAAATGATTGAAGAAGACCCCAGTGATGACTTTTGGTGA
- a CDS encoding phosphate ABC transporter substrate-binding protein, with protein MYRVVLAALLAITFLKPAMAAEQITVSGSTSVARVMDVLAEQFNAQQTDSYVAVQAVGSTAGVTLVEKGVADIGMTSRYLTEREDTEALEVFPIAYDGLAIVVNVANPVTNLTPEQLYDIYKGKVTNWKQVGGEDQRIAVVTREASSGTRTSFESILGLTRIINNRFVSDINPTNLVVNSNSMVKTIVTNNTHAIGFVSEGSVDRSIKAIQFDGVDATSGNISTGKYGLARPFLMLHNADSVEDGADKFIKFVLSKEGQAIIEEYGYTAIKQ; from the coding sequence ATGTATCGTGTTGTACTTGCTGCACTGCTTGCCATCACCTTTTTAAAGCCAGCAATGGCTGCAGAACAAATTACTGTGTCAGGCTCAACGTCTGTCGCACGTGTTATGGATGTTTTAGCCGAGCAGTTCAATGCCCAGCAAACGGATAGCTACGTCGCAGTACAAGCCGTAGGGTCAACCGCAGGTGTTACCTTGGTAGAAAAAGGCGTGGCTGATATTGGCATGACAAGTCGTTATCTTACTGAAAGAGAAGATACTGAAGCACTTGAAGTCTTCCCTATTGCTTACGATGGTCTGGCAATTGTCGTGAACGTCGCCAATCCCGTGACTAACCTTACCCCTGAACAATTGTATGATATCTACAAGGGTAAAGTGACAAACTGGAAACAGGTGGGTGGCGAAGACCAACGTATCGCGGTGGTCACCCGTGAAGCCTCTTCAGGGACGCGTACTAGTTTTGAAAGTATTCTGGGTTTAACTCGCATCATTAACAACCGCTTCGTTTCCGACATTAATCCAACTAATTTGGTCGTGAACAGTAACAGCATGGTTAAAACCATTGTGACGAATAACACCCACGCTATCGGCTTTGTTTCTGAGGGGTCGGTTGATCGTTCGATCAAAGCGATTCAATTCGATGGGGTCGACGCAACGAGTGGCAATATTTCAACGGGTAAATATGGGCTTGCCCGTCCATTCCTTATGCTGCATAACGCGGATAGTGTCGAAGACGGTGCAGATAAATTTATCAAGTTTGTGCTTTCAAAAGAAGGACAAGCCATCATCGAAGAGTATGGCTATACCGCTATTAAGCAGTAA
- a CDS encoding urease accessory protein UreF: protein MQEHDPQSQPANVACYRLFQLISPSLPIGGFTYSQGLEWAVEAEWVKDRVSMEQWLENMLNNSVATLELPIIDKLYLALRQGDKDVIKQSCQLLLASRETKELRAEERQRGLALNTLLNRLEVKLEGIELDQFPPCQLLGLCVAAVYWQIDLQQLKQGYLWSWAENLVMAGVKLVPLGQTDGQLALISLSNRFAQAIERSDAIEEWMIGSFTPSVSIASSLHETQYTRLFRS, encoded by the coding sequence ATGCAAGAGCATGACCCACAGAGTCAGCCTGCGAACGTTGCCTGTTATCGCTTATTTCAGCTAATCAGTCCATCTTTGCCGATTGGGGGGTTCACTTATTCCCAAGGCTTGGAATGGGCGGTAGAAGCTGAATGGGTGAAAGACAGAGTGTCGATGGAGCAGTGGCTTGAGAATATGCTCAACAATAGCGTTGCGACGTTGGAGTTACCCATCATTGACAAGCTTTACCTTGCCTTGCGGCAAGGTGACAAAGACGTGATTAAACAATCGTGTCAGTTACTGTTAGCGAGTCGAGAAACTAAGGAGCTAAGAGCCGAAGAGCGTCAGCGCGGTCTGGCTCTGAATACGTTGCTTAATCGACTGGAAGTGAAGCTAGAGGGCATTGAACTCGATCAATTTCCGCCGTGCCAATTGCTGGGTCTATGTGTTGCGGCTGTCTATTGGCAGATTGATTTGCAACAGCTAAAACAGGGATACCTTTGGAGTTGGGCTGAAAATCTGGTGATGGCTGGAGTGAAATTAGTGCCATTGGGACAAACCGATGGTCAGTTGGCTTTGATCTCCCTCTCTAATCGTTTTGCACAGGCGATTGAACGCTCAGATGCTATTGAAGAGTGGATGATCGGCAGTTTTACCCCATCGGTGTCTATAGCCAGTAGTTTACACGAAACACAATATACAAGATTGTTCCGGTCATAG